The Deltaproteobacteria bacterium genome window below encodes:
- a CDS encoding GAF domain-containing protein has product MPRTFEDFAQVRAHILGQPRMWGTLDILADGSLSIRRKRANVVVLDARTSWPPEHYDVLLAVAPAHELSEALARLRTRRVQVLPLPATSLMVERVLGEALHSAVQNDQAAMADRLLALGTALNAERDATRVLELILRYAREFTRADAGSIYLVEDEGKRLVFKISHNDSVSADLSEFSFPVSAQSIVGSAVLRGKTVRVDDLYGELDPQATMPPWSHDRSFDQRFGYQTRSMLTVPMITPDRRVLAVIQLINARRDVAPLRTPQDFALRVEPFGDEDETVCNALAAQGAVALENARLYAEIHALFEGFVRASVHAIEQRDPTTSGHSQRVADLTVALAKAADSASSGRFRDVRYSADEIREIEYAGLLHDFGKVGVREQVLVKAKKLYPHQLELLRSRFDHMRTALRVELLTAQLARARDGGGDDEDLRLQHAARVSALDDAIEAVMLANEPTILPQAVSSKLAEIAKLEFAFEGTPLRPLGHEELVALTVRRGSLTAAERLEIQQHVTHTYNFLVRIPWGQQLQGVPDIAGKHHEYLDGSGYPARADAPAIPLQARMMTVADIFDALTAADRPYKRAVPLAPALEILRAEASAGKLDPDVLDLFIGARVYDALAVPR; this is encoded by the coding sequence GTGCCCCGCACGTTCGAGGACTTCGCCCAGGTCCGCGCGCACATCCTCGGCCAACCGCGGATGTGGGGCACGCTCGACATCCTCGCCGACGGCAGCCTGTCGATCCGCCGCAAGCGGGCCAACGTGGTCGTGCTCGACGCGCGCACCAGCTGGCCGCCGGAGCACTACGACGTGCTGCTGGCGGTGGCCCCGGCCCACGAGCTGTCCGAGGCGCTGGCGCGGCTGCGGACCCGGCGGGTGCAGGTGCTGCCGCTGCCGGCCACCTCCCTCATGGTCGAGCGGGTGCTGGGCGAGGCGCTGCACTCGGCGGTGCAGAACGACCAGGCCGCGATGGCCGATCGCCTGCTCGCGCTGGGCACGGCGCTGAACGCCGAGCGCGACGCGACCCGCGTGCTCGAGCTCATCCTCCGCTACGCCCGCGAGTTCACCCGCGCCGACGCTGGATCGATCTACCTGGTCGAGGACGAGGGCAAGCGGCTGGTCTTCAAGATCTCCCACAACGACTCGGTGTCGGCCGATCTGTCGGAGTTCTCGTTCCCGGTCAGCGCGCAGTCGATCGTCGGCAGCGCGGTGCTGCGCGGAAAGACCGTGCGGGTCGACGATCTCTACGGCGAGCTCGATCCGCAGGCGACCATGCCGCCGTGGAGTCATGACCGCAGCTTCGACCAACGCTTCGGCTACCAGACGCGCTCGATGCTCACGGTCCCGATGATCACGCCCGACCGGCGCGTGCTCGCCGTGATCCAGCTGATCAACGCACGCCGCGACGTCGCGCCGCTGCGGACCCCGCAGGACTTCGCGCTGCGGGTCGAGCCGTTCGGCGACGAGGACGAGACGGTGTGCAACGCGCTCGCCGCCCAGGGCGCGGTCGCGCTGGAGAACGCGCGGCTGTACGCCGAGATCCATGCGCTGTTCGAGGGCTTCGTGCGCGCCAGCGTGCACGCCATCGAGCAGCGCGATCCGACCACCAGCGGTCACAGCCAGCGGGTCGCCGACCTCACGGTCGCGCTGGCGAAAGCGGCCGACTCGGCCAGCTCGGGGCGCTTCCGCGACGTTCGCTACAGCGCCGACGAGATCCGCGAGATCGAGTACGCCGGGCTGCTGCACGACTTCGGCAAGGTCGGCGTGCGCGAGCAGGTGCTGGTCAAGGCCAAGAAGCTCTACCCCCACCAGCTCGAGCTGCTGCGTTCGCGCTTCGATCACATGCGCACGGCGCTGCGGGTGGAGCTGCTCACCGCCCAGCTCGCGCGCGCCCGCGACGGTGGCGGCGACGACGAGGACCTGCGGTTGCAGCACGCCGCCCGGGTCAGCGCGCTCGACGACGCCATCGAGGCGGTGATGCTGGCCAACGAGCCGACGATCCTGCCGCAGGCGGTCAGCAGCAAGCTGGCCGAGATCGCGAAGCTGGAGTTCGCGTTCGAGGGCACGCCGCTGCGCCCGCTGGGCCACGAAGAGCTGGTCGCGCTCACGGTGCGTCGCGGCAGCCTCACCGCCGCCGAGCGACTCGAGATCCAACAGCACGTCACCCACACCTACAATTTCTTGGTGCGGATCCCGTGGGGCCAGCAGCTGCAGGGCGTGCCCGACATCGCCGGCAAGCACCACGAGTACCTCGACGGCTCGGGCTACCCCGCGCGCGCGGACGCCCCCGCGATCCCGCTGCAGGCACGCATGATGACGGTCGCCGACATCTTCGACGCGCTGACGGCCGCCGATCGGCCCTACAAGCGCGCGGTGCCGCTGGCGCCCGCGCTCGAGATCCTGCGCGCCGAGGCGAGCGCGGGTAAGCTCGACCCCGACGTGCTCGACCTGTTCATCGGTGCCAGGGTCTACGACGCGCTGGCGGTGCCGCGGTGA
- a CDS encoding TldD/PmbA family protein codes for MAARTLPKLEPIPRTALRDTVLEVMERELARSMQGLQVPGSPKPYFMQYTLRRVHSLRLRAAYGSLTRAREHTGAQIYTDVRVGSHKFDNVMDGGLDTRAEERESADWVDAPDDLDLAALQVSLWKLSQLKFDEALQDYYDHRKALVSEYLRDEVDAFSRETPVIHREELHQDPFPRAAWEGMLRDLSRRFLQHPEVHDPAITLTAERVHRWLATSEGTRVVTEDVYVELSIGGWIHTDDGVYTEASRELYLRAVDEVPTRAELERLVDDVIVELGELRRAATPGSFIGPALLAGQAASTLFHEALGHRLEGERLVARNETRTFAQKVGQRILPPGLDVFDDPTQTKLGARSVWGSYRVDDQGVMAQRAVLVEDGVLKGFLQGRNPTPDAAHSNGHGRHDGLQPPTARMANFVVQPRPGTARTWPELEAKLIEIAKAQGRSQAMIIHRVRAGETQTQAYDFQVFKGEPAEVWLLDVETGKRRRVRDVELIGTPLSALQRIVAFGGDADLDQGYCYAESGSIPVSGIAPAILLSEVEMQQGSTTGFHEPLLPPPFADDGSRGRTAALRRRGNRRRR; via the coding sequence ATGGCTGCCCGCACGCTGCCCAAGCTCGAACCCATCCCCCGTACCGCGCTGCGCGACACCGTGCTCGAGGTCATGGAGCGCGAGCTCGCGCGCTCCATGCAGGGCCTGCAGGTCCCTGGCAGCCCCAAGCCCTACTTCATGCAGTACACGCTGCGGCGGGTGCACTCGCTGCGTCTGCGTGCGGCCTACGGCTCGCTGACGCGGGCCCGCGAGCATACCGGCGCGCAGATCTACACCGACGTCCGCGTCGGCAGCCACAAGTTCGACAACGTCATGGATGGCGGGCTCGATACCCGCGCCGAGGAGCGCGAGAGCGCCGACTGGGTCGACGCGCCCGACGACCTCGATCTCGCGGCGCTGCAGGTCTCGCTGTGGAAGCTGAGCCAGCTCAAGTTCGACGAGGCGCTGCAGGACTACTACGACCACCGCAAGGCGCTGGTCTCCGAGTACCTGCGCGACGAGGTCGACGCATTCTCGCGCGAGACGCCCGTGATCCACCGCGAGGAGCTCCACCAGGATCCGTTCCCGCGCGCGGCGTGGGAGGGCATGTTGCGCGACCTCTCGCGTCGCTTCCTGCAGCATCCCGAGGTCCACGACCCCGCCATCACGCTGACCGCCGAGCGCGTGCACCGCTGGCTGGCGACCAGCGAAGGCACCCGCGTGGTCACCGAGGACGTCTACGTGGAGCTGTCGATCGGCGGCTGGATCCACACCGACGACGGCGTCTACACCGAGGCCTCGCGCGAGCTCTACCTGCGGGCGGTCGACGAGGTGCCGACCCGTGCCGAGCTCGAACGGCTGGTCGACGACGTCATCGTCGAGCTCGGTGAGCTGCGCCGGGCCGCGACCCCGGGCTCGTTCATCGGGCCGGCGCTGCTCGCCGGGCAGGCCGCCAGCACGCTCTTCCACGAGGCGCTCGGCCACCGTCTCGAGGGCGAGCGCCTGGTGGCCCGCAACGAGACCCGCACGTTCGCGCAGAAGGTCGGCCAGCGCATCCTGCCGCCGGGCCTCGACGTGTTCGACGATCCCACCCAGACCAAGCTCGGCGCCCGCTCGGTGTGGGGCAGCTATCGCGTGGACGACCAGGGCGTGATGGCCCAGCGCGCGGTGTTGGTCGAAGATGGCGTGTTGAAGGGCTTCCTGCAGGGCCGCAACCCCACGCCCGACGCGGCCCACAGCAACGGCCACGGCCGCCACGACGGCCTGCAGCCACCCACGGCGCGCATGGCCAACTTCGTGGTGCAGCCGCGCCCCGGGACCGCGCGCACGTGGCCCGAGCTCGAGGCCAAGCTGATCGAGATCGCCAAGGCGCAGGGCCGATCGCAGGCGATGATCATCCACCGCGTCCGCGCCGGCGAGACCCAGACCCAGGCCTATGACTTCCAGGTCTTCAAGGGCGAGCCCGCCGAGGTGTGGCTGCTGGACGTCGAGACCGGCAAGCGTCGGCGGGTGCGCGACGTCGAGCTGATCGGCACGCCGTTGTCGGCACTGCAGCGCATCGTCGCGTTCGGCGGCGACGCGGATCTCGACCAGGGCTACTGCTACGCCGAGAGCGGGTCGATCCCGGTCAGTGGGATCGCGCCCGCGATCCTGCTCTCGGAGGTCGAGATGCAGCAGGGCAGCACCACCGGCTTCCACGAGCCGCTGCTGCCACCGCCGTTCGCCGACGACGGCTCGCGTGGCCGCACCGCAGCGCTGCGCCGTCGCGGCAACCGTCGCCGGCGTTGA
- a CDS encoding PhoH family protein gives MQLMLDAVGRNPSTMARDGTAGVLERETGVALHVRGHEVTLEGDDDGLVERLLRQLYALAQHGSPVAPADLPRALEVLRQNPAAELREVFEDTILERQSDGKPIVPRSLTQKRYVACMRRHVLTFGVGPAGTGKTFLAMAVAVRMLLEKQVRRIILSRPAIEAGEHLGFLPGTLEEKISPYLRPLYDALHDMVPAEKVLRLMERETIEIAPLAYMRGRTLNDAFVILDEAQNTTREQMKMFLTRIGTNTRVVVTGDPSQIDLPGGQRSGLIHALRILQGTEGIAVTTFAPEDVMRHPLVQAIVVAYERDARRRAEARERAEPAGDGPGVGIAGPAGTPGDGAHAGGIGENGS, from the coding sequence ATGCAGCTGATGCTCGACGCGGTCGGACGCAACCCTTCGACGATGGCGCGCGACGGCACGGCCGGCGTGCTCGAGCGGGAGACCGGGGTCGCGCTGCACGTGCGCGGCCACGAGGTCACCCTCGAGGGCGACGACGACGGGCTGGTCGAGCGGCTGCTCCGGCAGCTGTACGCGCTGGCCCAGCATGGCTCGCCGGTCGCCCCCGCCGACCTGCCCCGGGCGCTCGAGGTGTTGCGGCAAAACCCCGCCGCCGAGCTGCGCGAGGTGTTCGAGGACACCATCCTCGAGCGCCAGAGCGACGGCAAGCCGATCGTCCCGCGCAGTCTGACGCAGAAGCGCTACGTCGCGTGCATGCGCCGCCACGTGCTGACCTTCGGGGTCGGCCCGGCCGGCACCGGCAAGACCTTCCTCGCGATGGCGGTCGCGGTGCGGATGCTGCTCGAGAAGCAGGTGCGCCGCATCATCCTCTCGCGGCCCGCGATCGAGGCCGGTGAGCACCTCGGGTTCCTGCCCGGCACCCTCGAGGAGAAGATCAGCCCCTACCTGCGGCCGTTGTACGACGCGCTGCACGACATGGTCCCGGCCGAGAAGGTGCTGCGGCTCATGGAGCGCGAGACCATCGAGATCGCGCCGTTGGCCTACATGCGCGGGCGCACCCTGAACGACGCGTTCGTGATCCTCGACGAGGCGCAGAACACGACCCGCGAGCAGATGAAGATGTTCTTGACCCGCATCGGCACGAACACCCGCGTGGTCGTGACGGGCGATCCATCGCAGATCGATCTGCCGGGGGGGCAACGCAGCGGGCTCATCCACGCGCTGCGGATCCTGCAGGGGACCGAGGGCATCGCGGTCACGACCTTCGCGCCCGAGGACGTCATGCGGCATCCGCTCGTGCAGGCCATCGTCGTGGCCTACGAGCGGGATGCTCGCCGCCGCGCCGAGGCGCGGGAACGCGCCGAGCCCGCGGGCGACGGGCCCGGCGTGGGCATCGCGGGACCCGCGGGAACGCCGGGCGACGGCGCGCATGCGGGGGGGATCGGCGAGAACGGCAGCTGA
- a CDS encoding SRPBCC family protein yields MNASITPPSTSTANPSRWDLDRLVAEIVRRHTEAPLRMTGSFVFDADTATVFEQVTDPARIAEWFGLVKGGSFDHAGSCNPGTLGAGTRRVCHTRGMGDLDETFFYYDAPYACVYRVKNAMMPVVDHAAVMVLEPLGPSRTRFTWQQYYNLKGVMMRFVFPSMLRSMMNRGLATLTRQLGGEPSEMVAV; encoded by the coding sequence ATGAACGCCAGCATCACCCCCCCCTCCACCTCGACCGCCAACCCCAGCCGCTGGGATCTCGACCGCCTCGTCGCCGAGATCGTCCGACGCCACACCGAGGCGCCGCTGCGCATGACCGGCAGCTTCGTCTTCGACGCCGACACTGCCACCGTGTTCGAGCAGGTCACCGACCCGGCCCGCATCGCCGAGTGGTTCGGCCTCGTGAAGGGCGGCAGCTTCGACCACGCGGGCTCGTGCAACCCCGGCACGCTCGGCGCAGGCACCCGCCGCGTGTGCCACACCCGCGGCATGGGTGATCTCGACGAGACGTTCTTCTACTACGACGCGCCCTACGCCTGCGTCTACCGCGTGAAGAACGCCATGATGCCGGTCGTGGACCACGCCGCGGTGATGGTGCTCGAGCCGCTCGGCCCCTCGCGCACGCGCTTCACCTGGCAGCAGTACTACAACCTGAAGGGCGTGATGATGCGCTTCGTGTTCCCCTCGATGCTGCGATCGATGATGAACCGCGGCCTCGCCACGCTCACCCGGCAGCTCGGCGGCGAGCCCAGCGAGATGGTCGCGGTGTGA
- a CDS encoding isoaspartyl peptidase/L-asparaginase, which translates to MITPVLVVHGGAGRLAPGHEDAAKAGVTAAAAAGRAILQSGGEALDAVVAAVRVLEDAEVFNAGRGACFNADGIVEVDAGVMRGRDRGVGAVAAVPELADAVSLALEVLRDGRHCLLAGPGAVAFARERGVGRFGRDAVWTAKAQARWRQAQAGGGRDGQADTVGAVAIDRHGELAAACSTGGVLFKRPGRVGDSPLPGAGYYAAAGLGAACATGTGEFILRQVACHALLLRVQAGLPLQAAAQAVCDEVAAMDPRASCGLIAIDPTGELAVACRSEHMSHAIARGDAAIVADVRVRAG; encoded by the coding sequence GTGATCACACCGGTGCTGGTCGTGCACGGCGGTGCCGGACGACTCGCGCCGGGCCACGAGGACGCCGCGAAAGCTGGCGTGACCGCGGCCGCCGCGGCCGGCCGCGCGATCCTGCAAAGCGGTGGCGAGGCACTGGACGCCGTGGTCGCTGCGGTGCGCGTGCTCGAGGACGCCGAGGTCTTCAACGCCGGCCGCGGCGCCTGCTTCAACGCCGACGGCATCGTCGAGGTCGACGCCGGCGTGATGCGGGGCCGCGATCGCGGGGTCGGGGCGGTCGCGGCGGTGCCCGAGCTGGCCGACGCCGTCTCGCTCGCCCTCGAGGTGCTGCGCGATGGTCGACACTGCCTGCTGGCGGGACCGGGTGCGGTGGCGTTCGCCCGTGAGCGCGGCGTGGGTCGCTTCGGGCGCGACGCGGTGTGGACCGCCAAGGCCCAGGCGCGCTGGCGGCAGGCCCAGGCCGGCGGCGGCCGCGACGGGCAGGCCGACACCGTCGGTGCCGTCGCGATCGACCGGCACGGCGAGCTGGCCGCGGCATGCTCGACCGGCGGCGTGTTGTTCAAGCGACCCGGGCGCGTCGGCGACTCGCCGCTGCCGGGCGCCGGCTACTATGCCGCCGCCGGCCTGGGCGCCGCGTGTGCCACCGGCACCGGCGAGTTCATCCTGCGGCAGGTCGCCTGCCACGCGCTGCTGCTGCGGGTGCAGGCAGGGCTGCCGCTGCAGGCGGCCGCCCAGGCGGTCTGCGACGAGGTCGCAGCGATGGACCCGCGCGCCAGCTGTGGGCTCATCGCGATCGATCCGACCGGCGAGCTCGCGGTCGCGTGCCGCAGCGAGCACATGAGCCACGCGATCGCCCGCGGCGACGCGGCGATCGTCGCCGACGTGCGCGTGCGTGCAGGGTAG
- the mazG gene encoding nucleoside triphosphate pyrophosphohydrolase encodes MTVARRPTQENPSPADAADGATTPRHRALGLRDGLEGLRDLMARLLAPDGCPWDREQTLDSLRPYLLEETHEVLEAMDTPSRHLGELGDLLFQIVFHAALREREGAFDLDDVVAAIREKMIDRHPHVFGPEAETLTAQEVTRRWEAGKRAKPERDPSALGVPRTLPALHRAARLQEKAAALGFDWPDVHGALAKLDEELREFERARDEAVAVPSPTTHAAIADELGDVLFVLVRIAGKLGLDAESVLAGANEKFERRFGHVLRTLAERGVDPQSVDLAALDRLWDDAKRAERSAASRS; translated from the coding sequence ATGACCGTAGCACGGCGGCCGACCCAGGAGAACCCATCGCCCGCAGACGCGGCCGATGGCGCCACGACGCCCCGGCACCGGGCCCTGGGCCTACGTGATGGCCTCGAGGGCCTGCGCGATCTGATGGCGCGGCTGCTCGCGCCCGATGGCTGCCCTTGGGATCGCGAGCAGACCCTCGACTCGCTGCGGCCCTACCTGCTCGAGGAGACCCACGAGGTGCTCGAGGCGATGGACACCCCGTCGCGGCACCTCGGCGAGCTCGGCGATCTGCTGTTCCAGATCGTGTTCCACGCCGCGCTGCGCGAGCGCGAGGGCGCCTTCGATCTCGACGACGTGGTCGCGGCGATCCGCGAGAAGATGATCGATCGGCACCCCCACGTGTTCGGGCCTGAGGCCGAGACCCTCACGGCGCAGGAGGTCACGCGTCGGTGGGAGGCGGGCAAGCGTGCCAAGCCCGAGCGCGATCCGTCGGCGCTCGGGGTCCCGCGCACACTGCCCGCCCTGCACCGGGCGGCCCGCCTGCAGGAGAAGGCCGCCGCGTTGGGCTTCGACTGGCCCGACGTCCACGGCGCGCTCGCGAAGCTCGACGAAGAGCTGCGCGAGTTCGAGCGCGCCCGCGACGAGGCCGTCGCGGTGCCGTCGCCCACGACCCACGCCGCGATCGCCGACGAGCTCGGCGACGTGCTGTTCGTGCTGGTGCGCATCGCTGGCAAGCTGGGGCTCGACGCCGAGTCGGTGCTGGCCGGCGCCAACGAGAAGTTCGAGCGGCGCTTCGGCCACGTGCTGCGCACGCTCGCCGAGCGCGGCGTCGATCCCCAGAGCGTCGATCTCGCGGCGCTCGATCGACTGTGGGATGACGCCAAGCGCGCCGAGCGAAGCGCCGCGTCGCGGTCCTAG
- a CDS encoding PQQ-dependent sugar dehydrogenase, whose product MDVWIAGRRRSARRIAPWLVMAMTLAAGCRDDDGQSLPFENRCVALPKLPGADRVRVEPRFGQIAIEDGVALVQHPSDDARWYLVTKPGVVYTWRGDAAATVFADLSARVHIAGEAGLLDLAFDPAFADNGRVFLSYNAEGGTAMLSRIAVATSDDDGRTLATDGLLTVIEIDQPYENHNGGDIDFGNDGMLYLGLGDGGSAGDPQGNGQRRDTLLGKMIRIDVRDTSEASPYAVPPDNPFVDEQGTRPEIWALGFRNPWRWSFDRPSGALWAGDVGQHRYEEVDRVTAGGNYGWGVKEGTDCIGVDACDDPSFIDPVAQYRNTGVASIIAGAVLRGGTIPAFEGSFVWSDFYDGTTWRVPSAGGEAEIIGSSARGIAGWTLARDGTLMGVSYFGGVVALVAGADDAAGVERFPRLLSQTGCVDMDAPTQPAMGVVPYAVNLPFWSDGADKLRAVAVPEGTVASVDDDGLVQWPTGTVLVKSFERGGVLLETRLLARHDDGWVGYGYAWDPDGGEARLVTDEGTAPRDDTWLLPGLRGCRACHTDAAGGPLGTTAAQLAHRDDDGNDQLAQLVAQGLLDAVPEVAPLPAADDAAVALDTRVRAYLAVNCSPCHREDGTGGRADLDLRREVALADTGLCNAPRAGDVGLTDPQIVAPGEPARSVLSVRLHAQGDARMPPLATARVDADAAALVDAWIEGLASCP is encoded by the coding sequence ATGGACGTTTGGATTGCAGGGCGCCGGCGCTCGGCTCGACGCATCGCGCCGTGGCTGGTGATGGCGATGACGCTGGCGGCGGGCTGTCGCGACGACGACGGGCAGTCGCTGCCGTTCGAGAACCGCTGCGTGGCGCTGCCGAAGCTGCCAGGGGCCGATCGCGTGCGGGTCGAGCCGCGCTTCGGCCAGATCGCGATCGAGGACGGGGTCGCGCTGGTGCAGCACCCCAGCGACGACGCGCGCTGGTACCTCGTGACCAAGCCGGGCGTGGTCTACACCTGGCGCGGCGACGCGGCCGCGACGGTCTTCGCCGATCTGTCGGCACGCGTGCACATCGCGGGTGAGGCCGGTTTGCTCGACCTCGCCTTCGATCCTGCGTTCGCCGACAACGGCCGCGTGTTCCTCTCGTACAACGCCGAAGGCGGCACGGCGATGCTCTCGCGCATCGCCGTGGCGACCAGCGACGACGACGGGCGCACGCTCGCCACCGACGGCCTGCTCACGGTGATCGAGATCGATCAGCCCTACGAGAACCACAACGGCGGCGACATCGACTTCGGCAACGACGGCATGCTCTACCTCGGGCTCGGCGACGGCGGCTCGGCCGGCGATCCCCAGGGCAACGGTCAGCGCCGCGACACGCTGCTGGGCAAGATGATCCGCATCGACGTGCGCGACACCAGCGAGGCCTCGCCCTACGCGGTGCCGCCGGACAACCCCTTCGTCGACGAGCAGGGCACGCGGCCGGAGATCTGGGCGCTGGGCTTTCGCAACCCGTGGCGGTGGAGCTTCGATCGCCCCAGCGGTGCGCTGTGGGCCGGCGACGTCGGCCAGCACCGCTACGAAGAGGTCGATCGCGTGACCGCGGGCGGCAACTACGGCTGGGGCGTCAAGGAGGGCACCGACTGCATCGGCGTCGACGCCTGCGACGATCCGTCGTTCATCGATCCCGTCGCGCAGTACCGCAACACCGGCGTGGCATCGATCATCGCCGGCGCGGTGCTGCGCGGTGGCACGATCCCCGCGTTCGAGGGCAGCTTCGTGTGGAGCGATTTCTACGACGGCACCACCTGGCGGGTGCCGTCGGCCGGCGGTGAGGCCGAGATCATCGGCTCGAGCGCCCGCGGCATCGCCGGCTGGACGCTCGCGCGCGACGGCACACTGATGGGCGTGAGCTACTTCGGTGGCGTCGTCGCGCTGGTCGCGGGGGCCGACGACGCGGCGGGCGTCGAGCGCTTCCCGCGACTGCTGTCGCAGACCGGCTGCGTCGACATGGACGCGCCCACACAGCCGGCGATGGGCGTGGTGCCGTACGCGGTGAACCTGCCGTTTTGGTCCGACGGTGCCGACAAGCTGCGCGCGGTCGCGGTGCCCGAGGGCACGGTCGCGAGCGTCGACGACGACGGGCTGGTGCAGTGGCCCACCGGCACCGTGCTGGTGAAATCGTTCGAGCGTGGCGGCGTGCTGCTCGAGACGCGCCTGCTCGCCCGCCACGACGACGGCTGGGTCGGCTACGGCTACGCGTGGGACCCCGACGGAGGCGAGGCGCGATTGGTCACCGACGAGGGCACCGCGCCGCGCGACGACACGTGGCTGCTGCCGGGCCTGCGCGGCTGTCGGGCCTGCCACACCGACGCCGCCGGCGGCCCGCTCGGCACCACCGCGGCCCAGCTCGCCCACCGCGACGACGACGGCAACGACCAGCTCGCGCAGCTGGTGGCGCAGGGTCTGCTCGACGCCGTCCCCGAGGTCGCGCCGCTGCCCGCCGCCGACGATGCCGCCGTCGCGCTCGACACCCGCGTGCGCGCCTACCTGGCGGTGAACTGCTCGCCGTGCCACCGCGAGGACGGCACCGGCGGGCGCGCCGACTTGGATCTGCGCCGCGAGGTCGCGCTGGCGGACACCGGGCTGTGCAACGCGCCGCGGGCGGGCGACGTCGGCCTCACCGATCCGCAGATCGTCGCGCCCGGCGAGCCCGCGCGCTCGGTGCTGTCGGTGCGACTGCACGCCCAGGGCGACGCCCGCATGCCACCGCTGGCGACCGCGCGGGTCGACGCCGACGCGGCGGCCCTGGTCGACGCGTGGATCGAGGGTCTCGCCAGCTGTCCGTGA
- a CDS encoding LysR family transcriptional regulator, translating into MTPSLRDLEELRTFVQIVDSGSMTAAGRVLGVPTNVVSRRLARLEQRAGVLLAQRTTRVLRPTLEGHRLYERAGRIVAELTAAEAELAHGDTALAGELRLALPSRVADLLGDALAQLLHEHAALELRCFVSDRPAAAILGDLVAHGLDAAVLIGELPSTSIVTRKLCRIDTVLAAAPAYVEHHGRPRRPSELAAHACLCYVGAQLQTHWTLRDGKGREQVVPVRAKLASTDSRMLFRALTDGLGVGLATAADVARHGLARVLPGWSAPGFDVRLGYAAGRRGSKRIDMLAAWLAPAMVAALRA; encoded by the coding sequence ATGACGCCCAGCCTGCGTGACCTCGAGGAGCTACGGACCTTCGTGCAGATCGTCGACTCCGGCAGCATGACCGCGGCCGGTCGCGTGCTCGGGGTCCCGACCAACGTCGTGAGCCGTCGGCTCGCGCGGCTCGAGCAGCGTGCGGGGGTCCTGTTGGCGCAGCGGACCACGCGGGTGCTGCGGCCGACGCTCGAGGGGCACCGACTCTACGAGCGAGCCGGGCGCATCGTCGCCGAGCTCACCGCGGCCGAGGCCGAGCTCGCCCACGGCGACACCGCGCTGGCGGGCGAGCTGCGGCTGGCGCTGCCGTCCCGCGTGGCCGACCTGCTGGGCGACGCGCTGGCGCAGCTGCTGCACGAACACGCGGCGCTCGAGCTGCGGTGCTTCGTCAGCGATCGTCCCGCTGCGGCGATCCTCGGCGACCTCGTGGCCCATGGCCTCGACGCGGCGGTGCTGATCGGCGAGCTGCCCTCGACCTCGATCGTGACCCGCAAGCTGTGCCGCATCGACACCGTGCTCGCGGCGGCGCCCGCCTACGTCGAGCATCACGGACGTCCGCGACGCCCGAGCGAGCTCGCCGCCCATGCGTGCCTGTGTTACGTCGGCGCGCAGCTGCAGACCCACTGGACGCTGCGCGACGGCAAGGGCCGCGAGCAGGTGGTGCCGGTGCGCGCGAAGCTGGCGAGCACCGACTCGCGCATGCTCTTTCGCGCGCTGACCGACGGCCTCGGGGTTGGCCTGGCGACCGCCGCCGACGTCGCCCGTCACGGGCTCGCACGGGTGCTGCCGGGCTGGTCGGCGCCGGGCTTCGACGTGCGGCTGGGCTACGCTGCCGGGCGTCGCGGAAGCAAGCGCATCGACATGCTCGCGGCCTGGCTGGCGCCGGCGATGGTCGCGGCGCTGCGGGCCTGA
- the ybeY gene encoding rRNA maturation RNase YbeY — protein MIRVRLQVDRAVDRAVDRDTRRALVERCHRIARALGIRSGALELLGLRIVDDTTMIALHREHMGTAKPTDVLSFPGEGYGEGDIAIDWDQLRRQAAVATPAGLRAEAEQLLLHAMVHLCGHDHATPSQARRMRRAETRAARAAALPRPTRPYGAGA, from the coding sequence GTGATCCGCGTGCGCCTGCAGGTCGATCGCGCGGTCGATCGCGCCGTCGATCGCGACACCCGACGCGCGCTGGTCGAGCGTTGCCACCGCATCGCGCGGGCGCTCGGCATCCGCAGCGGCGCGCTCGAGCTGCTCGGCCTGCGCATCGTCGACGACACGACCATGATCGCGTTGCACCGCGAGCACATGGGCACCGCCAAGCCGACCGACGTGCTGTCGTTTCCTGGCGAGGGCTACGGCGAGGGGGACATCGCGATCGACTGGGATCAGCTGCGCCGCCAGGCCGCGGTCGCCACCCCCGCGGGCTTGCGCGCCGAGGCCGAGCAGCTGCTGCTGCATGCGATGGTGCACCTGTGCGGCCACGATCATGCGACGCCGTCCCAGGCCCGCCGCATGCGCCGCGCCGAGACCCGGGCGGCCCGCGCGGCCGCGTTGCCCCGGCCCACGCGGCCGTACGGAGCCGGCGCGTGA